Proteins from a single region of Polynucleobacter sp. KF022:
- a CDS encoding peroxiredoxin yields MTVAIGKPMPQCAIPATSGLTFSPASAKGKKLVLYFYPKDMTPGCTAESGEFRDNIEAFTKANTLVVGVSRDSLKSHDNFRSKLQLPFELVADTEEKLCQIFGVMKMKNMYGKQVRGVERSTFLFDSSGNLVKEWRGLKVPGHVTEVLQAAQATK; encoded by the coding sequence ATGACAGTAGCTATCGGTAAACCTATGCCGCAGTGCGCGATTCCAGCAACCTCTGGATTGACGTTTTCACCTGCGTCTGCCAAAGGCAAAAAACTGGTTCTCTACTTTTATCCAAAAGATATGACTCCTGGCTGCACAGCCGAGTCCGGAGAATTTAGAGACAATATTGAAGCATTCACCAAAGCTAATACTCTGGTGGTAGGGGTTTCCCGAGATAGCCTCAAGTCACACGATAACTTCCGCAGCAAATTGCAGCTCCCTTTCGAGCTAGTTGCCGATACCGAAGAAAAACTTTGCCAGATCTTTGGTGTGATGAAAATGAAGAATATGTACGGCAAACAAGTCCGTGGCGTAGAGCGCAGCACCTTCTTATTTGACTCCTCAGGGAATCTGGTTAAAGAGTGGCGCGGTCTTAAGGTTCCAGGCCATGTGACAGAGGTGTTACAAGCGGCCCAAGCCACTAAATAA
- a CDS encoding polysaccharide deacetylase family protein, which produces MAKIALKVDVDTLRGTKEGVPNLARTLERFGLKATFLFSLGPDHTGWALKRVFRPGFLKKVSRTSVVEHYGIKTLLYGVLLPGPDIGKRAAVEMRAIDQAGHETGIHTWDHVAWQDAVRTQDVTWTKAMMQKSWDRFVEIFGHAPVTYGAAGWQMNEAAFEQLDQWGIAYSSDGRAEPNLMPYRLNLSSGKAKHVQYPTTLPTFDELIGIDGADEFGAVKKLLEITQSNPNDQVFTLHAELEGQKLLPAFEQLLAGWLNQGHDLVTMGQLHKSWEATKQLDKIAVLPLTWGEIPNRSGDLIIQNN; this is translated from the coding sequence ATGGCTAAGATTGCTCTCAAGGTTGATGTTGATACCTTACGCGGCACCAAAGAAGGTGTACCCAATCTAGCTCGTACTCTAGAGCGTTTTGGACTCAAAGCGACCTTTCTCTTTAGTCTTGGCCCTGATCACACTGGCTGGGCCTTAAAGCGTGTATTCCGCCCAGGTTTTCTGAAAAAAGTAAGTCGTACCTCTGTTGTAGAACACTACGGCATTAAGACCTTGCTCTATGGCGTTCTGCTACCAGGACCAGATATTGGCAAGAGAGCTGCAGTAGAAATGCGTGCCATTGATCAAGCAGGTCACGAGACTGGCATTCATACCTGGGATCACGTTGCTTGGCAAGATGCAGTGCGTACTCAAGATGTGACATGGACCAAAGCCATGATGCAAAAAAGTTGGGATCGCTTTGTAGAAATTTTTGGTCATGCACCAGTGACTTATGGTGCCGCTGGTTGGCAAATGAATGAGGCAGCTTTTGAGCAGCTCGATCAATGGGGTATTGCTTATTCCTCTGATGGCAGAGCAGAACCAAACCTCATGCCTTATCGACTTAATCTGTCTTCAGGCAAAGCTAAGCATGTCCAATATCCGACAACACTCCCCACTTTTGATGAGTTGATTGGCATCGACGGTGCAGATGAATTTGGTGCAGTGAAAAAGCTTTTAGAGATTACTCAAAGCAACCCTAACGACCAAGTCTTCACCCTGCACGCTGAACTAGAAGGGCAAAAGCTTTTGCCTGCCTTTGAACAGCTATTGGCTGGATGGCTAAATCAAGGTCATGATCTAGTCACTATGGGCCAACTTCACAAATCCTGGGAAGCCACCAAACAACTCGATAAAATAGCTGTATTACCGCTTACATGGGGTGAAATACCTAACCGCAGCGGCGATTTAATCATTCAAAATAATTAA